The following are encoded together in the Anaerostipes caccae L1-92 genome:
- a CDS encoding tRNA threonylcarbamoyladenosine dehydratase — translation MENQWIRTELLLGEEAVERLKNSRVAVFGVGGVGGYVAEALARTGVGTFDLIDKDTVSVSNINRQIIATHSTVGRVKVEVMKERILEINPEAEVHIHKCFFLPENASEFDFSKYSYVVDAVDTVTAKIQLVIQAQKAGVPIISSMGAGNKLDPSKFEVTDIYKTSVCPLARVMRRELKKRDVKHLKVVYSTEKALEPKFDLSEKEGRRAVPGSVAFVPSAAGLIAAGEVINDLICNRQ, via the coding sequence ATGGAAAACCAATGGATCAGAACAGAACTGCTTTTGGGAGAAGAAGCGGTGGAAAGATTAAAAAATTCCCGTGTGGCCGTATTCGGTGTTGGGGGAGTTGGCGGATATGTGGCAGAGGCATTGGCAAGGACCGGTGTCGGAACTTTTGACCTGATCGATAAGGATACGGTATCTGTTTCCAATATCAACCGTCAGATCATCGCCACGCACAGCACTGTCGGCAGGGTCAAAGTGGAAGTCATGAAGGAAAGGATACTGGAGATTAACCCGGAGGCAGAGGTTCATATCCACAAGTGTTTTTTTCTGCCGGAAAATGCATCGGAATTTGATTTCAGCAAGTATTCTTATGTGGTAGATGCAGTAGACACGGTGACTGCAAAGATCCAACTTGTGATACAGGCACAGAAAGCCGGTGTACCGATCATCAGCAGTATGGGAGCAGGCAACAAGCTGGACCCGTCAAAATTTGAGGTGACAGATATCTATAAGACATCTGTCTGCCCGCTGGCAAGAGTGATGCGCAGGGAACTGAAAAAGAGGGACGTGAAACATTTGAAAGTAGTCTATTCCACAGAAAAGGCACTGGAGCCTAAGTTTGACCTTTCAGAGAAGGAAGGAAGAAGGGCAGTGCCGGGAAGTGTTGCATTTGTACCCTCTGCAGCAGGTCTGATTGCGGCAGGGGAAGTCATCAATGATTTGATCTGTAATAGACAATGA
- a CDS encoding YeiH family protein encodes MNFLKVHWSGLLLCIGISVPAWFLGNLVPVIGGPVFAILIGMVLTLLIKDKGTMQPGIAFTSKKVLQYAVILLGFGMNLTDILTKGQQSLPIILSTITTSLIVSFLLYRLLHMDPKVSALIGVGSSICGGSAIAATAPVIEADDEEIAQSISVIFLFNVIAALVFPALGNMLHLSNEGFGLFAGTAVNDTSSVTATAAAWDGVHGSNTLNAATIVKLTRTLAIIPITLALAIFRAGKKEEALEESGSNFSLKQVFPMFVLFFILASVITTVFSLSPAVTDPLKNLSKFFIVMAMAAIGLNTHIVKLIKTGAKPIFMGFCCWAAITLVSLGIQSVIGIL; translated from the coding sequence ATGAATTTTTTAAAAGTCCATTGGTCAGGGCTTCTGCTCTGTATCGGAATCTCTGTGCCCGCATGGTTTCTGGGAAATCTGGTCCCGGTGATCGGAGGCCCTGTATTTGCTATTTTAATCGGCATGGTATTGACGCTGCTCATCAAAGACAAAGGTACCATGCAGCCCGGAATTGCCTTTACCTCAAAGAAAGTTTTACAGTATGCGGTCATCCTCCTTGGATTCGGCATGAACCTTACCGATATCCTGACAAAAGGGCAGCAGTCCCTGCCCATCATTTTGTCTACCATCACTACTTCTTTGATCGTGTCGTTCCTGTTGTACAGACTTCTTCACATGGATCCCAAAGTTTCTGCACTGATCGGCGTAGGCTCTTCCATCTGCGGAGGCTCTGCCATCGCGGCCACAGCACCTGTGATCGAAGCCGATGATGAGGAGATTGCACAGTCTATCTCCGTTATCTTTCTGTTCAATGTGATTGCTGCTCTTGTATTTCCAGCACTCGGAAATATGCTTCACCTGTCCAATGAAGGCTTTGGACTGTTTGCAGGCACAGCCGTCAACGATACATCCTCCGTCACTGCCACCGCAGCAGCATGGGATGGAGTTCATGGCAGCAATACATTGAACGCTGCAACGATTGTGAAACTTACAAGAACTCTGGCAATTATTCCGATCACTCTGGCGCTTGCGATTTTCCGTGCCGGGAAAAAGGAAGAAGCTTTAGAAGAAAGCGGCTCAAATTTCAGCCTGAAGCAAGTTTTTCCGATGTTTGTGCTGTTTTTTATCCTTGCCTCTGTTATCACAACTGTTTTTTCGCTTTCTCCTGCAGTGACAGATCCTTTAAAGAATCTCAGCAAGTTTTTTATCGTTATGGCAATGGCGGCCATCGGACTGAATACTCACATTGTAAAACTTATAAAAACCGGAGCAAAACCGATTTTTATGGGATTCTGCTGCTGGGCAGCTATAACTTTGGTAAGCCTTGGAATACAAAGTGTCATTGGAATTCTATGA
- a CDS encoding BlaI/MecI/CopY family transcriptional regulator, whose product MSGAKLTEAESVVMRCIWNYEKEEIPFLTLIEELKDKYGKDYKRTTVRTFLFDLEAKGYAVVERRGKFSYVKPVVKKDDYKKVKAEEVLDIWFDGSAKKFISALSERISEDEGQKLNKLLDELDAD is encoded by the coding sequence GTGAGCGGAGCAAAATTAACAGAAGCAGAATCAGTAGTAATGAGATGTATTTGGAATTATGAGAAAGAAGAGATCCCGTTTTTGACATTAATAGAAGAGCTGAAGGATAAGTATGGTAAAGATTACAAGAGAACGACTGTGCGCACATTTCTTTTTGATCTGGAAGCAAAGGGATATGCGGTGGTTGAAAGACGGGGCAAATTTTCGTATGTGAAGCCGGTTGTCAAAAAAGATGACTACAAGAAAGTCAAGGCAGAAGAGGTATTGGATATCTGGTTTGACGGATCAGCAAAAAAATTTATCAGTGCTCTCAGCGAGAGAATATCTGAGGATGAGGGTCAAAAACTGAACAAACTGCTGGACGAATTGGATGCCGATTGA
- a CDS encoding LysR family transcriptional regulator — MLDFRIFTFLEVCKQMNFTKAAKKLNITQPAVSQHIRWLEKEYGIKLFEMEGKKLSLTEEGDLFRNAAMTFQHDEMYLKHKIQEIKKGKRRIYFGATLTIGDFILPRAAAEFIKMHPDTEVSIRIANTEDLLNQLDQGEIDFAMVEGYFEKKEYDYRIYSRESYIAVCGRDYCFQKEPEVLEDLLSEPLITREAGSGTREIMEKSLEGRNLKIGDFKKNHEASSLHMIKKLVAEGCGITFLYEAAAGEELRDGILRKLELKDFPVVHDFTFVWRNHSIFSQDYLDIFNSLHKDDEYTI; from the coding sequence ATGCTGGATTTTAGGATTTTTACATTTCTTGAAGTATGTAAACAGATGAATTTTACAAAGGCAGCTAAGAAACTGAATATTACACAGCCTGCGGTGTCACAGCATATAAGATGGCTTGAAAAGGAATACGGGATAAAGCTGTTTGAGATGGAAGGGAAAAAGCTGAGTCTTACCGAAGAAGGAGATCTGTTCCGGAATGCGGCTATGACATTTCAGCACGATGAGATGTACTTAAAACATAAAATTCAGGAAATAAAAAAGGGAAAACGCAGGATTTATTTCGGAGCCACTTTGACGATCGGAGATTTTATTCTTCCCCGTGCAGCTGCTGAATTTATTAAAATGCATCCCGACACAGAAGTTTCTATAAGGATCGCAAATACAGAGGATCTCTTGAATCAGCTGGATCAGGGCGAGATTGATTTTGCCATGGTTGAAGGATATTTTGAAAAGAAGGAATATGATTACCGCATATATTCCAGGGAATCCTATATTGCTGTCTGCGGAAGAGACTATTGTTTTCAAAAGGAACCGGAGGTGCTGGAAGATCTGCTTTCTGAACCTTTGATAACAAGAGAGGCGGGATCAGGTACGAGAGAGATTATGGAAAAAAGTCTGGAGGGAAGGAACTTAAAGATCGGAGACTTTAAGAAAAACCACGAGGCCAGCAGTCTGCATATGATAAAAAAACTGGTGGCTGAAGGGTGTGGGATTACCTTCCTGTATGAGGCAGCCGCAGGAGAAGAATTAAGAGACGGTATACTGAGAAAACTGGAATTAAAAGATTTTCCGGTAGTTCATGATTTTACATTCGTGTGGAGGAATCATAGCATTTTTTCACAAGATTACCTTGATATATTCAACAGTTTGCACAAAGATGATGAATATACAATATAA
- a CDS encoding acyl-CoA dehydrogenase family protein yields MVEFKLTKEQLLAQQMFRDFAETEIKPIARDMDETEEFSMELLEKMKKFGLMGIPYSKEYGGEGADVLTYTLCMEEMSKADASTGITISVHTSLCCSCINDFASEEQKQKFLRPLVDGSKVGCFGLTEPGAGTDASGVKTSAVLDGDHYILNGQKVFTTNSGFADTFIIFALTDKSAGTRGMSAFIVDRNTPGLEVSKNIPRMGIRAASNCEVALVDVRVPKENVIAGEGKGYKIAMSALAGGRIGIGAQSVGIAQGALDEAIKYVKERKQFGKPIAKFQNTQFLIAELQVKIDAARLMVWRAAKAKDDHENYAPLAASCKLFASDVAVEVTRAAVQLLGGYGYSREYPVERMYRDAKITEIYEGTSEAMKMIVGGGLLR; encoded by the coding sequence ATGGTTGAATTTAAATTGACAAAAGAACAGCTGCTTGCACAGCAGATGTTCAGAGATTTTGCAGAAACAGAAATCAAACCAATTGCCAGAGATATGGATGAAACAGAAGAATTCAGCATGGAACTGCTTGAGAAGATGAAGAAATTTGGTCTTATGGGAATTCCATATTCCAAAGAATACGGCGGAGAGGGTGCCGATGTCCTAACATATACACTCTGCATGGAAGAGATGTCTAAAGCAGACGCTTCCACAGGAATCACGATTTCCGTACATACCTCATTATGCTGTTCCTGCATCAATGACTTTGCTTCCGAAGAGCAGAAACAGAAATTCCTTCGTCCGCTGGTTGACGGGTCTAAAGTGGGATGCTTTGGTCTTACAGAGCCTGGAGCGGGTACAGATGCCAGCGGTGTGAAGACAAGTGCTGTGCTGGACGGTGATCATTATATATTAAACGGACAGAAAGTATTTACCACAAACTCAGGTTTTGCCGACACTTTTATCATTTTTGCATTGACAGACAAGAGTGCGGGAACAAGAGGAATGTCTGCATTTATCGTTGACAGGAACACACCGGGATTAGAAGTCAGCAAGAACATTCCGCGTATGGGTATCCGTGCTGCTTCCAACTGTGAAGTTGCCCTGGTTGATGTAAGGGTACCCAAAGAAAATGTGATCGCAGGTGAAGGAAAAGGATATAAGATCGCGATGTCTGCACTGGCAGGCGGAAGGATCGGGATCGGAGCTCAGTCCGTAGGAATTGCACAGGGTGCACTGGACGAAGCCATCAAATATGTAAAAGAAAGAAAACAGTTTGGAAAACCGATTGCGAAATTCCAGAATACACAGTTCCTGATCGCAGAACTTCAGGTGAAAATTGACGCTGCACGCCTTATGGTATGGAGAGCGGCAAAAGCCAAAGACGATCATGAAAATTATGCTCCGCTGGCAGCATCCTGCAAATTATTTGCATCCGATGTGGCAGTGGAAGTGACAAGAGCAGCTGTACAGCTTCTCGGAGGATACGGTTACTCCAGAGAATATCCGGTTGAGAGAATGTATCGTGACGCCAAGATCACAGAGATTTATGAAGGTACATCTGAGGCCATGAAGATGATCGTAGGCGGCGGATTGTTAAGATAA
- a CDS encoding electron transfer flavoprotein subunit beta/FixA family protein — MKIVVCAKQVPDTTEVKLDPKTNTLIRDGVPSIINPDDKAGIEAALQLKEKCPGSTVTVISMGPPQADVALREALAMGCDDAVLVSDRAFGGADTWATSSTIAAAIKKLDYDVIITGRQAIDGDTAQVGPQIAEHLGIPQVSYVEELDVEGTDTLVVQRQFEDRHQIIEVKTPCLITALAELADPRYMTVHGAFDAYREKEVKVWGLADLEDTVDQANIGLKGSPTRVKKSFTKQAKGAGTILKDLSADETVTAIVDKLQEKHII, encoded by the coding sequence ATGAAAATCGTTGTTTGTGCAAAACAAGTACCAGATACAACTGAAGTAAAATTAGATCCAAAGACGAATACCCTGATCAGAGACGGTGTTCCAAGTATCATCAATCCGGATGATAAGGCGGGGATCGAAGCTGCCCTGCAGTTAAAAGAAAAATGCCCGGGAAGCACGGTGACTGTTATTTCCATGGGACCGCCTCAGGCAGATGTGGCATTGAGAGAAGCGCTTGCTATGGGATGTGATGACGCAGTTCTTGTCTCTGACAGAGCGTTCGGGGGAGCAGACACATGGGCTACCTCTTCCACAATCGCAGCGGCTATCAAAAAATTAGATTATGATGTGATCATCACAGGACGCCAGGCAATCGACGGTGACACTGCACAGGTAGGTCCGCAGATTGCAGAGCACCTTGGGATTCCTCAGGTGAGCTACGTGGAAGAATTGGATGTGGAAGGGACTGACACCCTGGTTGTACAGAGACAGTTTGAAGACCGCCATCAGATTATTGAAGTAAAAACTCCTTGTCTGATCACAGCGCTGGCTGAATTGGCAGATCCGAGATATATGACGGTTCACGGTGCATTTGATGCATACAGAGAAAAAGAGGTCAAAGTCTGGGGACTTGCAGATTTGGAAGACACCGTAGATCAGGCAAACATTGGATTAAAAGGATCTCCTACAAGAGTAAAGAAATCCTTTACAAAGCAGGCCAAAGGTGCAGGAACCATTTTAAAAGATTTATCAGCAGACGAAACAGTAACAGCGATTGTTGATAAACTTCAGGAAAAGCACATCATTTAA
- a CDS encoding electron transfer flavoprotein subunit alpha/FixB family protein → MSRDVYVFAEQRDGELQKVGIELVGKARELADDLGQQVAAVLLGSGVKDKAQELIACGADKVVVVDDVMLEEYVTEPYTKALTAVINAKDPEIVLYGASSIGRDLAPRVSARIHTGLTADCTALEIDEETKLLMMTRPAFGGNIMATIVCEDFRPQMATVRPGVMKALESDASRSGEVEEFKVEFSDADMNVKVRETVKTAHKSVDITEAKILVSGGRGIGSAEKFKMLEELAGVMEGEVSSSRACVDSGWISADRQVGQTGKTVRPELYLACGISGAIQHAAGMENSDFIVAINRDEDAPIFDIADLGIVGDLNAIVPKLTEAVKAVKAK, encoded by the coding sequence ATGAGCAGAGACGTATACGTATTCGCTGAACAGAGAGACGGCGAACTTCAGAAAGTCGGAATCGAATTAGTTGGCAAAGCAAGAGAACTGGCAGATGATCTTGGACAGCAGGTTGCTGCAGTGCTGCTCGGGTCAGGCGTGAAAGATAAAGCGCAGGAACTGATTGCCTGCGGAGCAGATAAAGTCGTTGTTGTAGATGATGTTATGCTGGAAGAGTATGTGACAGAGCCTTATACAAAGGCACTTACAGCGGTGATCAATGCAAAAGATCCCGAGATCGTGCTTTATGGGGCATCTTCCATTGGACGTGACCTTGCACCGAGAGTATCTGCAAGAATTCACACAGGACTGACAGCAGACTGTACTGCACTCGAAATTGATGAGGAGACAAAGCTTCTTATGATGACCCGTCCGGCATTCGGCGGAAATATCATGGCAACGATCGTATGTGAAGATTTCCGTCCTCAGATGGCAACCGTCCGTCCGGGTGTTATGAAAGCGCTGGAAAGCGATGCATCCAGAAGCGGTGAAGTTGAAGAATTCAAGGTGGAATTCTCTGATGCAGACATGAATGTAAAGGTACGTGAGACCGTGAAGACGGCTCATAAATCTGTGGATATCACAGAAGCGAAGATCCTTGTTTCCGGAGGACGCGGGATTGGAAGCGCAGAGAAATTTAAGATGTTAGAGGAACTTGCCGGTGTTATGGAAGGCGAAGTATCTTCTTCCAGAGCATGTGTGGATTCAGGATGGATCAGCGCTGACCGCCAGGTCGGACAGACAGGAAAGACGGTTCGTCCCGAATTATATCTGGCCTGCGGTATTTCAGGAGCCATCCAGCATGCAGCCGGTATGGAAAACTCTGATTTTATCGTTGCTATCAACCGCGATGAGGATGCGCCGATCTTTGACATTGCGGATCTTGGAATCGTAGGAGACTTAAATGCGATCGTGCCGAAGCTTACGGAAGCGGTTAAAGCTGTGAAAGCTAAATAG
- a CDS encoding ATP-binding protein gives MTAEEIFAGESDNVEFKEEIPAKSDRYMKTVVAFANGKGGKLIFGVENNTWNVTGFSKEEVFQKMDDITNAIFDSCEPRIIPSIGVQEVGGKSIIEVEIMSGMTRPYYIKSQGLLDGTYVRVSGTTRHAERYQVQELILEGQNRYYDCEPCEGLDVTSEDIAILCSNMKAMALRNTLTDAEKAKVKDLTQNVLISWGVLIEKNRTAVPTNAYALLTGKAQEQPMIQCAVFKGTDRAYFVDRREFEGSIQDQMEAAFQYVQEKINRGMKIQGMYRQDVYELPLDSVRELIANSVAHRSYLESGNIQIALFDDRLEVTSPGMLLNGVSIAKMKEGYSKIRNRAIANAFSYMKIIEKWGSGIPRIIRECNEYGLPEPEFFDFDGDFRVNLYRKSAPNINSEMMKEDSAQFGNPAQSGIAGMPDQEITIVRFVKRNGSCTTSQVTGLLGVKNRRARGIIGSLVKKNILKKCGNARNTVYLAGEHFPE, from the coding sequence ATGACAGCAGAAGAAATTTTTGCCGGCGAATCCGACAATGTGGAATTCAAAGAAGAAATCCCGGCAAAAAGCGATAGGTATATGAAGACTGTTGTGGCCTTTGCCAACGGCAAAGGCGGCAAGCTGATCTTTGGTGTGGAAAATAATACGTGGAATGTCACTGGCTTTTCAAAAGAAGAGGTTTTTCAGAAGATGGATGATATTACCAATGCCATTTTTGACAGCTGTGAACCGAGAATCATACCCAGTATCGGTGTGCAGGAAGTTGGTGGGAAATCCATTATTGAAGTGGAAATTATGTCTGGTATGACGCGTCCTTACTATATCAAGAGCCAAGGTCTTTTGGATGGGACGTATGTCCGGGTGAGCGGTACGACACGTCATGCAGAGCGTTATCAAGTGCAGGAGCTGATTCTGGAAGGCCAGAACCGTTATTATGACTGCGAACCCTGTGAAGGACTAGATGTCACTTCTGAGGATATTGCTATTCTGTGTTCCAATATGAAAGCAATGGCGCTGCGGAACACTCTGACTGATGCAGAGAAGGCAAAAGTCAAAGACCTCACGCAAAACGTTCTGATTTCTTGGGGTGTTTTGATAGAAAAGAATAGAACAGCTGTTCCGACCAATGCCTATGCGCTGCTGACAGGAAAGGCACAGGAGCAGCCAATGATTCAATGTGCTGTTTTCAAGGGAACTGACAGAGCGTATTTTGTAGACCGCCGAGAATTTGAAGGCTCCATTCAGGATCAAATGGAAGCGGCTTTCCAGTACGTGCAGGAGAAAATTAATCGTGGCATGAAAATTCAAGGAATGTACCGGCAGGACGTTTACGAACTGCCTTTGGACAGTGTGCGTGAGTTGATCGCAAATTCTGTTGCCCACCGCAGCTATTTGGAATCAGGCAATATTCAAATAGCGTTGTTCGATGACCGACTGGAGGTTACTTCTCCCGGTATGTTGTTGAACGGCGTTTCCATTGCTAAGATGAAGGAAGGTTATTCTAAGATTAGAAACAGAGCGATTGCTAACGCATTTTCCTACATGAAGATTATTGAAAAATGGGGCAGCGGCATTCCTCGTATTATTCGGGAATGCAATGAATATGGCTTGCCTGAGCCGGAATTTTTTGATTTTGATGGAGACTTCCGGGTGAATTTGTATCGGAAATCAGCCCCCAATATTAATTCGGAAATGATGAAAGAGGATTCGGCACAATTTGGAAATCCGGCACAATCCGGCATTGCCGGAATGCCGGATCAAGAAATTACAATAGTCAGATTTGTAAAAAGAAATGGCAGCTGCACGACTTCACAAGTGACCGGGCTGCTTGGGGTAAAAAATAGACGAGCAAGAGGTATTATCGGAAGTCTTGTAAAAAAGAACATCTTAAAGAAGTGCGGAAACGCAAGAAACACGGTGTATCTTGCAGGTGAACACTTCCCGGAATAA
- a CDS encoding MFS transporter: MNRKRRNAMMVFGAFAILFTGYPHVWSIYQPYVMKAARWSTGQASICFYLPTMFFVLGNILGGRFQDKKGPAPAMFIGGGILTAGVLISRYMLLPSPIWMYLTFGVMQGIGSGMIYAPILSTAQKWFPGRTGFASGVVITANGICGLLMAPISKTLLEAGGPQLAFLTVGLLIGVSWILGTMFIRKPEETAEEKIAVFYGETHQYTSAEMVKTRKFYYLLCTMMCGLMAYYLTSPLSQTLQTDRGVSAALAVGSVMAGSILNAGMRLVLPSLSDKIGRIQCIKGVILLSMAAMVFLITGQKILTTLAVILIYGCFGGIMGSFPSLASSIFGLKHSGQNYGIVMFGIVVVTALSPCITNFIAAGQYPVNMTFFIGFVFSAAAFLFLTKLEKEIKNEKQEEQKQELKPQIKLQLK, encoded by the coding sequence ATGAACAGAAAAAGACGAAATGCAATGATGGTTTTTGGAGCCTTTGCCATATTGTTTACCGGTTATCCTCATGTGTGGTCTATTTATCAGCCGTATGTGATGAAAGCAGCCAGGTGGAGCACTGGTCAGGCATCCATCTGCTTTTATCTTCCCACGATGTTTTTTGTGCTGGGAAATATTTTAGGCGGCAGGTTTCAGGACAAAAAAGGGCCCGCACCGGCCATGTTTATCGGAGGAGGAATCCTGACCGCCGGGGTCCTGATTTCAAGATATATGCTTCTTCCGTCACCCATATGGATGTATCTGACATTTGGAGTTATGCAGGGCATCGGATCTGGAATGATCTATGCACCGATTCTCTCCACAGCGCAGAAGTGGTTTCCGGGAAGAACAGGGTTTGCATCCGGTGTTGTGATCACGGCAAACGGGATCTGCGGCCTTCTGATGGCACCAATCAGCAAAACACTTTTGGAAGCCGGAGGTCCGCAGCTGGCATTTTTGACTGTGGGATTACTGATTGGAGTCTCGTGGATTTTGGGAACCATGTTTATCAGGAAACCAGAGGAAACAGCAGAGGAAAAAATAGCGGTATTTTACGGGGAAACGCATCAATACACCTCGGCAGAGATGGTGAAGACCAGAAAATTTTATTACTTGCTGTGCACAATGATGTGCGGGCTTATGGCATATTACCTCACATCGCCGTTATCGCAGACACTGCAGACGGACCGAGGCGTCAGCGCAGCTCTTGCAGTGGGTTCGGTCATGGCAGGTTCCATATTGAATGCAGGGATGAGGCTCGTGCTCCCGTCCCTTTCAGATAAAATCGGCAGGATACAGTGCATCAAAGGTGTGATTCTGCTTTCTATGGCAGCTATGGTGTTTCTGATAACAGGACAGAAAATACTGACAACTCTGGCGGTGATTCTGATCTATGGCTGTTTTGGAGGAATTATGGGGAGTTTTCCTTCTCTGGCAAGCTCCATTTTCGGACTGAAACATTCCGGGCAGAATTATGGAATCGTGATGTTTGGGATTGTTGTTGTGACAGCGTTGTCTCCCTGCATTACAAACTTTATTGCGGCAGGGCAGTACCCAGTGAATATGACATTTTTTATCGGCTTTGTATTTTCAGCAGCGGCATTTCTGTTTTTAACTAAGCTGGAAAAAGAAATAAAAAATGAAAAACAGGAAGAACAGAAACAAGAGTTAAAACCACAGATAAAGTTACAGTTGAAATGA
- a CDS encoding class II fructose-bisphosphate aldolase translates to MALVKMKQLLQQAKEENRGCGAFSVGNMEMIKGAVKAAEEMNTPIILQIAEVRLQHSPLHLMGPMMVQAAKEAKVDVAVHLDHGLTLETVKKALELGFTSVMLDASRDPFEENIKKTKEVVKLAAEYGATVEAELGLVGGSEDGKSDHGIQCTNPQDARIFCEQTDVDALAVAIGNAHGDYPVAPTLEFGVLEEIRDITGKPLVLHGGSGITDDDFRKAISLGICKVNIATASFNSLTKEVEKYIETEGKHNYFDMNEAMVKGVYDNVKRHIEIFNCK, encoded by the coding sequence ATGGCATTAGTAAAAATGAAACAATTACTGCAGCAGGCAAAAGAAGAAAACAGAGGATGCGGCGCATTCAGTGTCGGAAATATGGAGATGATCAAAGGGGCCGTCAAAGCCGCAGAAGAAATGAATACACCGATCATTCTGCAGATTGCAGAGGTGCGTTTGCAACATTCTCCCCTGCATTTAATGGGCCCGATGATGGTCCAGGCCGCAAAGGAAGCGAAGGTGGATGTAGCAGTTCATTTAGATCACGGTCTCACACTGGAGACTGTAAAAAAGGCGCTGGAATTAGGATTTACTTCTGTCATGCTGGATGCTTCCAGAGATCCGTTTGAGGAAAATATAAAAAAGACAAAAGAAGTGGTGAAACTGGCAGCAGAGTATGGAGCAACTGTGGAGGCCGAACTAGGTCTTGTGGGCGGAAGCGAAGACGGAAAGAGTGATCACGGGATTCAGTGTACCAATCCGCAGGATGCAAGAATATTCTGTGAACAGACCGATGTAGATGCGCTGGCAGTGGCCATCGGAAATGCGCATGGGGATTATCCGGTGGCGCCGACGCTGGAATTTGGTGTTTTAGAAGAAATCCGCGATATTACCGGGAAACCTCTGGTGCTTCACGGCGGAAGCGGAATTACAGATGATGACTTCAGAAAAGCTATTTCTCTTGGAATCTGCAAGGTCAACATTGCAACAGCAAGCTTTAACAGTCTGACGAAAGAAGTAGAAAAATACATAGAGACAGAAGGAAAACATAATTATTTTGATATGAATGAAGCTATGGTAAAGGGTGTCTATGACAACGTAAAACGCCATATTGAAATCTTTAACTGCAAGTAA
- a CDS encoding LacI family DNA-binding transcriptional regulator, with the protein MAVTIQQIADLAGVSRGTVDRALNNRGRIRPEVAEKIKEIAKELGYQPNMAAKALSTANHALQIGVIIQYAETPFMKAVLEGTESAKEEVERFGGQVFVERIHGGDVKKLLRIMKDFREAGVKGIALVPTDDELLKKTINEFVEKDGISVITINSDLEDTKRLCFIGQDSYASGRVAGGLMGEIIPGDGQVMILSGSQENVATMERTRGFTDELEHHYPGIKVLEPRYAYDDDWVAGKLLEEQLEETPNLAGVYLTAQGESGVCDTLKKYRLEQKIKVIAHDYEGENRKNLKEGVINFILRQNSYVQGYESVMELFHTLCGNPTRQGEFWYTDIVIKTRCNL; encoded by the coding sequence ATGGCAGTTACGATTCAGCAGATTGCAGACCTGGCCGGGGTATCCAGAGGTACGGTTGACCGGGCATTAAATAACCGGGGGAGAATTCGCCCGGAAGTAGCAGAGAAGATTAAAGAGATCGCAAAGGAACTTGGATATCAGCCCAATATGGCGGCGAAGGCACTTTCCACCGCAAATCACGCACTTCAGATCGGAGTTATCATTCAATATGCAGAGACCCCGTTTATGAAGGCTGTGCTGGAAGGCACGGAATCTGCGAAGGAGGAAGTAGAACGCTTTGGAGGACAGGTTTTTGTGGAACGTATCCACGGCGGGGATGTAAAGAAACTGCTCAGGATTATGAAGGATTTCAGGGAAGCCGGGGTAAAAGGAATCGCACTTGTTCCGACAGATGATGAATTATTGAAAAAGACCATTAATGAGTTCGTGGAAAAAGATGGAATCTCAGTTATTACGATCAACTCCGATCTGGAAGATACAAAAAGGCTCTGCTTTATTGGACAGGATTCTTACGCCAGCGGCAGGGTTGCGGGAGGACTCATGGGCGAAATTATCCCCGGGGACGGACAGGTTATGATCCTGTCAGGCTCCCAGGAAAATGTGGCGACTATGGAGCGTACGAGGGGATTCACGGACGAACTGGAACACCATTATCCAGGGATAAAGGTGCTGGAGCCAAGATATGCTTATGATGACGACTGGGTTGCGGGAAAGCTTTTGGAAGAGCAGCTGGAAGAGACACCGAATCTGGCAGGTGTCTATCTCACGGCACAGGGGGAAAGCGGAGTATGTGATACATTAAAAAAATACAGGCTGGAGCAGAAAATCAAGGTTATTGCCCATGACTACGAGGGGGAAAACCGGAAAAATCTTAAAGAGGGGGTCATTAATTTTATTCTGAGACAGAATTCCTATGTCCAGGGATATGAGTCGGTCATGGAATTGTTTCATACACTCTGCGGCAATCCAACAAGACAGGGTGAGTTTTGGTATACGGATATTGTGATCAAAACAAGATGTAATCTTTAA